The proteins below are encoded in one region of Phaseolus vulgaris cultivar G19833 chromosome 1, P. vulgaris v2.0, whole genome shotgun sequence:
- the LOC137816717 gene encoding L-type lectin-domain containing receptor kinase IX.1-like yields MLATSKNSHYFGSFLLLLILPRTIAQPFSFSITNFDDTENAGLIGYAGVAKILNGSIQLNSLIYSGIGRAIYGQPLHLKNSSNGKLTDFSTRFSFTIQSPDTIYGDGFGFYVAPLSYQIPNTMIAGSGLGLYYENIPILAVEFDTFINDLDPPMQHVGINNGSVVSLNYTKFDIESNKGNMGHALITYNASAKLIAVSWFFDGSSSASTPNAYLSYQIDLAELLPEWVAIGFSGSTGSSIEENVIHSWEFSSSLDLINFTHREANKEIVFTTEYKGREKVVAVAVIWSIIFALVVISITCWMMKKRRNEDGFCFDREATPRRFGYNELVAATNGFADDRRLGEGGHGQVYKGFLSDLGRVVAVKWISSDVEDSERIFRNEVKIISRLIHKNLVQFIGWCQEEGKLFLVMDYLDNGSLETHLFGNRRSLTWGVRYSIALGVVRALGYLHEDVEQCVLHRDIKAGNVLLDRDFNAKLSDFGMAKLVDPRLRSEKTRVVGTYGYLAPEYVKEGRASKESDMYGFGVLALEIACGRRTLRNWVWKHYVDGKILNAADEKLKKDFDVSEMTCLLTVGIWCTLEDHKERPTAEEVINVLKQNVSLPILSAKHP; encoded by the coding sequence ATGTTAGCTACCTCAAAAAATTCCCACTACTTCGGAAGTTTTCTTCTTCTGCTTATCCTTCCAAGAACTATAGCTCAACCATTTTCCTTCAGCATAACTAACTTTGACGACACTGAAAACGCAGGCCTCATTGGATACGCAGGCGTAGCCAAGATTTTGAACGGAAGCATACAACTCAACTCACTCATCTATAGTGGAATTGGAAGAGCAATCTATGGCCAACCACTACACCTCAAAAACTCTTCTAACGGAAAACTCACTGATTTTTCAACTCGTTTTTCATTCACTATCCAATCCCCTGACACCATTTACGGTGACGGATTTGGCTTCTACGTCGCACCTCTTTCCTACCAGATTCCGAACACCATGATAGCTGGTTCCGGTCTCGGCCTATACTATGAAAACATACCCATACTTGCTGTCGAATTTGACACTTTTATAAACGACTTGGACCCTCCAATGCAGCACGTAGGGATCAACAATGGCTCTGTGGTATCTCTCAATTATACCAAGTTTGATATTGAGAGCAACAAAGGGAACATGGGACATGCCTTGATAACTTACAATGCTTCTGCCAAACTCATTGCTGTCTCGTGGTTCTTCGATGGAAGTAGTTCCGCTTCTACTCCTAACGCTTATCTTTCCTACCAGATCGACCTAGCGGAACTTCTACCGGAGTGGGTCGCTATTGGTTTTTCAGGTTCAACCGGATCATCCATTGAGGAAAATGTTATCCATTCATGGGAATTCAGTTCTAGTCTAGATCTAATAAATTTCACACATAGAGAAGCAAACAAAGAAATTGTTTTCACAACAGAATACAAGGGTAGGGAAAAAGTAGTGGCTGTTGCAGTGATTTGGTCTATTATATTTGCGCTCGTGGTTATTAGTATTACGTGTTGGATgatgaagaagagaagaaacgAGGATGGATTTTGTTTTGACAGAGAAGCTACGCCTAGAAGGTTTGGTTATAACGAATTGGTTGCAGCCACCAACGGGTTTGCAGATGATAGAAGGCTTGGAGAAGGTGGGCATGGACAAGTTTACAAAGGGTTTCTGAGTGATTTAGGGCGTGTGGTGGCGGTGAAATGGATTTCTTCAGACGTGGAAGATTCGGAGAGAATATTTAGAAACGAAGTGAAGATTATAAGCAGGCTTATACATAAAAACCTTGTGCAGTTCATTGGGTGGTGCCAGGAGGAAGGGAAGTTGTTTCTAGTTATGGATTACTTAGATAATGGAAGCCTTGAGACTCATCTCTTTGGGAACAGAAGGAGTTTGACATGGGGTGTGAGATATAGCATAGCATTAGGTGTGGTGAGAGCACTTGGTTATCTCCATGAAGACGTGGAGCAGTGTGTTCTTCACAGGGATATCAAGGCAGGTAATGTTTTGTTAGACAGGGATTTCAATGCTAAGCTTAGTGATTTTGGAATGGCGAAGTTGGTGGATCCAAGAttgaggagtgagaagacaagGGTGGTGGGGACATATGGGTACCTGGCCCCTGAATATGTGAAGGAAGGAAGGGCTAGCAAGGAATCAGACATGTACGGTTTTGGGGTGTTGGCTTTGGAAATAGCATGTGGAAGAAGGACTTTGAGGAATTGGGTATGGAAACATTATGTGGATGGAAAGATTTTGAATGCTGCTGATGAGAAATTGAAGAAAGATTTTGATGTGAGTGAAATGACATGTTTGCTCACTGTGGGAATATGGTGTACCCTGGAAGATCACAAAGAAAGACCAACAGCAGAAGAGGTCATTAATGTTCTTAAACAAAATGTGTCGTTGCCAATACTTTCTGCTAAACATCCATGA